Below is a window of Streptomyces sp. ITFR-16 DNA.
GCCCGCCGCGCGAGGTCTACGCCCTGCCGGAGAACGTATTCGTCGCCGCGTTCATCGGCACCCCCAGGATCAATCTGCTCCAGGCCGTCGTGCACGCCCCGCTGGAGGGGCGGATGTCCATCGACCTCGGCCGTCAGCGGCTCCCGCTGCCCGAACCCCTCAGCCCCGACCACCAGTTGCTCCGCATCCAGCAGGGCCGCCGGATCATCGTGGGACTGCGCTCCGAGGCGGTCCGCATCGCCCCGCCCAGCCAGGCACGCCCCGGCGAGGTCGCCCTCAGCGGCATCGTCGAGCACGTCGAGTACCAGGGCCACGAGGCGCTGGTCCACCTCAACACCGGCTCGCAGCCCGCCGTGGTGCCGGAGCTGGAGTCGGCCCGCACCGAACGCGGCACCGTCCGCAGACGCCGCGCCGCCCAGGGCGGGGTCGGAGTGCTGGAGCGCATCAAGGAGCGCGCCATCGGCCATGCCCCGGGATCCGGCCATGTCGTCGTCCTGGACGAACCGGGCCCCGAGGCGCTGCCGCCGGGCGTGCGCAGCCCCGACCGCCCCGCCGTCACCTCCAGCGACCTCGTCGTCCGCACCGGCCCCGACATGCGGCTGCGCACCGGAGGGCAGGTCCCGCTCCTGGTCGACCTGGCGCATCTGTACGTCTTCGACCACCAGGGCCGCCGGATCTGCCCGCTGCCCAAGGACGTGCCGGGTCTGGACGTGTAGGGCGTGTCGTCGAACTGACGCCGCCCGGCCGCCCTTCGGGCAGCGACGCCAGTTCGACGACACGCCCTGGGCGCGCCCTTCCGGGGGCCTAGGGCGCGCCGGGCAGGACCGGGCCCGCCTGTGCGCGCGCCTGCTCCACGCGGAACGACCCGGCCGGATATGGGAGTTCGGCCGCCAGTGCCGCCGCCCGGCCGAACTCCTCGTCGGCCGCCTGCCGTCGCCCGCACGCCGCGAGCGCGGCCCCGAGCACCGTGCGCGCCTCGGTCTCGGCGAGCCGTTCGCCGACCTGCCCGGCGCGCCGGATCTCCTCGGCCGCGCGGCGCACGGCGGCCTCCGGACGGCCCGCGTGCAGCTCCGCCCAGGCCACCAGATGGGCCGTGCCCGGGCCGCTGTCCCGGCCCAGCAGGTCCAGGGCCCCGGCCGGCCTGCCCTCGCGGACCAGCAGTTCGGCCTGTGCGGTGCGTACCTCGTGCAGCGCCTGCCGGTCCGCCTGCGCCTCGGCGGCCCGTCCGGCCCGGTCCAGCAGCTCGCCGGCGCCCGCCTCGCCGGTGCGGACGCGGACCCGGGCGAGCGCCGCGAGCGCGTAGGGGGTGCACCAGCTGCGCTGCGACCCGCCCTCCCGCGCGGCGGCCTCGGCGTGCTCCCGCGCCTCGGCGAACTCCCGGAGCAGCAGATGCAGTTCGGCGAGATTGGCACGCTCGAAGGCGACGGCCGTCGGATCGCCGGTGTGCTCGGCGAGCCTGAGCGCCCGCCGCCCGGTGGAGACCGCTTCGGCGAGCCGCCCCGACCTGCGGGCGTGCTCGCGCAGCACGGACAGCGTGGTCACCAGCAGCTCCTGGTCCCCGTACGCCTCCGCGTGCGGCAGTGCCCGCTCGGCGGCGGGCCGGGCCAGGTCGAACCGGCCGGCCAGGGCCAGCGAGGTCGCCCGCATCCCCAGCGAGCGGGCGAGCAGCCCCCTGCGCTCGCCGCCCGGGACAGTGTCCGCGGCCTCCTGCGCGATCCGGGCCGAGGCGTGCGCCTCCTCGTAGCGCCCGGTCACGAACCGCAGGCTCCCGGCCGCCAGATGGTGGGTCGCCACGGCCAGTGCCGGGGTGTCAGGACCCGGCGGATGGGCCCGCAGCAGCGCCTCGCCCTCCTCGGTCCCGCAGTACTTCATCAGCACGTCGCTCAGCCGGGCCGCCGCCAGCACCTGGCCGTCCGCGTCGCCCCGCCGCACCATGTCGTCCAGCGCCTCGCGCAGCACGGTGGCGGCGTCCTCGTAGCGGGCCATCCGGCGCAGCACCGCGCCCCGGTCGATCCTGGCCCGGGCCGCCTCGGCGGCGGACGCGTCCAGCCGCGCCGTCAGCTCGGCGTAGTAGCGGTCCGCCGTGTCGTTGGCGCAGAGGGCGGCGGCGCGCTCGGCCGCCCGGCGCAGATAGCCGGTCGCCCGGGGTCGTCGGCCCGGGCCAGCTGGGTGGCCAGGGTGTCGACCGCGTCGGGCCGGTGGCGCAGCACCGCCTCCGCGTACGCCGAGTGCAGCTGCCGGCGCCGGGCCGTGGA
It encodes the following:
- a CDS encoding ABC transporter ATP-binding protein, translating into MTRAITLHNVSKAYGRSSRAVDRLSLSIDPGEFVVLLGPSGCGKSTVLRMIAGLEDVTDGEILLDGEPANHLTPRERGMAMVFQNFALYPTMTNRANIGFPLKLENPRQDHTERIESTARMLGIESVLDRLPGQLSGGERQRVAMGRAISRRPSAFLMDEPLSNLDAKLRNHLRAEISQLTKELGVTTVYVTHDQAEAMSLGHRVAVMRGGVLQQVSPPREVYALPENVFVAAFIGTPRINLLQAVVHAPLEGRMSIDLGRQRLPLPEPLSPDHQLLRIQQGRRIIVGLRSEAVRIAPPSQARPGEVALSGIVEHVEYQGHEALVHLNTGSQPAVVPELESARTERGTVRRRRAAQGGVGVLERIKERAIGHAPGSGHVVVLDEPGPEALPPGVRSPDRPAVTSSDLVVRTGPDMRLRTGGQVPLLVDLAHLYVFDHQGRRICPLPKDVPGLDV